The Heliomicrobium gestii genomic interval TCTCCGCCACCTTTGCCATCGGGTCTTCGCTGGCCGCGGCAGCGGGCGTACTGGTGGGGATTTACTATAACGCCATCAACCCCTACATGGGCATCATGCCCGGCTTGAAAGCCTTTGTGGCCGCTGTCGTCGGCGGCATCGGCGTCATTCCCGGCGCCTTTGTGGGCGGTCTCTCCCTCGGCGTTATTGAAGCCCTTGTCAGCGGATACGGCCAGTCGCTCTATCGCGACGCTGTGGCCTTTGCCCTGTTGATCATCATCCTCATCGTCAAACCGTCGGGGCTGTTCGGCAGCAACGTGCGGGAGAAAGTGTAGGTGACCGGCGTGAAAAAACTCGTAAGCGTCCCCAACCTGCTGGTCGCCGCCGTGTTGCTCCTCTTTTACGGGCTGATCCGCTTCGGCTTGGAAGAGGGTTTCGTTGACGACTACTATAAACTGAACCTTTTCCTGATCTGCATCAACATCATCCTGGCCACCTCGTTGAACATCATCAACGGCATGACAGGCCAGTTCTCCATCGGCCACGCCGGATTCATGGCCATGGGCGCCTACGGTTCGGCCATCATGACGATGAAGCTCGGCTATCCCTTTCCCGTCGGGATTCTCGTGGGCGCTCTGGCGGCAGCCCTCGCCGGCATCCTCGTCGGCATGCCGACGCTCCGCCTGAAGGGCGACTACCTGGCCATCGCCACCCTCGGTTTCGGAGAAATCATCCGCGTCATCATCCTGAATATCGAGTATGTGGGCGGCGCCGCCGGATTGAACGGCATCTCCCAGTACACCACCTGGGACTGGCTTTTTTTCCTCACCGTGGCAACGGTTCTGATCATCAAGAACTTCATGACCTCCACCCATGGCCGGGCCTGCATCGCCATTCGCGAGAATGAGATCGCCGCCGAGACGATGGGCATCGACATCACCCGCTACAAGGTCATCGCCTTCACCATGGGCGCCTTTTTCGCCGGCATCGCCGGTTCGTTGCACGCCCACTATTTTTACACCATCCAGCCGACCACCTTCGGCTTCATGAAGTCCTTCGACATCCTCGTCTTCGTTGTTCTTGGCGGCCTCGGCTCCCTGACCGGCTCGGTCATCTCCGCCATCGGCCTGACCATCCTGTCCGCCTTTTTGCAGGAGTATGCCGAACTGCGCATGGTCATCTACTCGCTGCTGCTCGTCGTCGTCATGCTCGTTCGTCCCCAGGGCCTGATGGGCACAGCCGAATTCAGCTTCGCCGGCATGCGCCGCCTTTATGAGCGGCTGACCGGCAAAGGAAGGGGGGCCGGCAATGATACTGCTGTCGGTTAATCACCTGAGCAAAACCTTCGGCGGTTTGAAAGCCGTCTCCGACGTCAACATGGAGCTGAAGATCGGCGAACTGGTCGGCCTCATCGGTCCGAACGGCGCTGGTAAGACGACGCTCTTCAACCTGCTCACCGGCGTCTACAAACCGACGGAAGGCGACATCGCCCTGCGCCGGGAGACGATCGTCGGCTTGAAACCCTTCCAGATCAATCAGAAGGGGATCGCCCGGACTTTCCAGAACATCCGCCTCTTCTCCAACCTGTCCGTCCTGGACAACGTCAAAATCGCCTATCACCAGCACCGCAGCTACAACATGTTAAGCGCCGTCCTGCGCTTGCCTTCCTATTTTCAGGGGGAAGCGGAGATGGACAAGAAGGCCGAGGATCTGCTGGAGATCTTCAAGCTGGGCCACAAAAAGCACGAACTGGCGAAAAACCTCCCCTACGGTGAACAGCGCCGTCTCGAGATCGCCCGCGCCCTGGCTGCTCAGCCGCAACTGCTGCTCCTCGACGAGCCTGCCGCCGGCATGAACCCCCAGGAGACGGCCGAACTGATGGAGATGATCCGCTGGGTACGCGAGGCCTTTGACCTGACGATCCTGCTCATTGAGCACGATATGTCTCTGGTCATGGGCATCTGCGAACGCATCTACGTCCTCGACTACGGCCAAATCATCGCCGAGGGCACACCGGAACAGATCAAGTCGAACCCGAAAGTCATCGAAGCATATCTCGGAGAGGATGTGTCCCATGCTCACGGTTAAAGACCTGCACGTATACTACGGGGCCATCCACGCCCTCAAAGGCATCTCCCTGGAGGTTGAGCAGGGCGAGATCGTCACCCTCATCGGCGCCAATGGCGCCGGCAAGACGACAACCCTGCACAGCCTATCGGGCCTGCTGAAGCCCAAGTCGGGCGAGATCCTCTTTCAGGGTCAGGACATCGCCGGCAAGGCCGCCCAGAAGATCGTTGCCATGGGCATGTCCCAGGTCCCGGAAGGCCGGCGCATCTTCGCCAACATGTCCGTCCTGGAGAACCTGGAGCTGGGCGCCTTCCTCCGCAAGGACAAGGACGGCATCAAAGAAGACATGGAAAAGATCTTCACGCGCTTCCCGCGTTTGAAAGAGCGGACAAGCCAGCTCGCCGGAACCCTCTCGGGTGGTGAGCAGCAGATGCTGGCCATGGGCCGCGCCCTCATGTCCCGGCCCAAACTGTTGCTCCTCGACGAACCCTCCATGGGCTTGGCGCCGCTCCTCGTCCAGGAGATCTTCGCCATCATCAAGGAGATCAACAAGACCGGCACGACGATCCTGCTGGTTGAGCAGAACGCCCACATGGCTCTCTCCATCGCCCACAAGGCCTATGTCATCGAGACCGGCAAGATCGTTCTCTCCGGTCCGGCGAAGGAACTGGCGGAGAGTGAAGAGGTGAAGAAAGCCTATTTGGGCGGCTAATCAATATCTAGATCCATCATGTACACGAAAAAGCTCTTGGTCGACTTGTTTTCGACCAAGAGCTTTTCTTTTTTAATTCATCCCTATAAGCGAAGGTACCTCGGAATCCACGCTTCAAACTTATTCTTAGCGCTGCAGTTCGGGCAGGCGCACACGATCTCTGCCATCGCGTGGCTCTCATCGGCAACGCGGTGGGTGGAACCGATATAGACCACATCGAGCGGGACTGTGTGCGGCAGGGCCTCGTTGTGGACCGTTCCTTTGACACTGAGTTCAAAGCGCTCCCGGCAGGCCCGGCATGTCAAGATGACCGGCTTTTGTTTGGAAATAATCATGGAACAGCACCTCCGTCTAAAATCACTGTGTCACTGGAAGCGGATAACGCCTGTTGGCGTGTGACCCAAAAACAATAGGAAAAAAGAAAGTGAACAGGAGGGAAATAAAAAAGACCTTTCGATTGTGCTGCATAGGGCAGACCATCGAAAAGGTCTCATCGACGAGACGAAAATAAATTGTTCGTGATTCAACATGGAAATGGTTGTGTTGGAATCGAACTACTCTTATCATATGAGATTCTTTGACCATCGTCAAGTGGAGATCCCTCAGGGTACTGTCGAATTGAGCAACGGGTTTAAGGGATACATTGTGCAGATCGACGAGAAAGATGCCTACCATCCGAAGGTATTGGTGCTGGAACAAGGCGGTGAAAAAGTGATGAGCCCCTTTATCTATGATCTGAAAGAGAATCAGCACAGCGCCATTGAGCGGATTCTTTCGGGAGGCAAGAAGGGAGATCAACCAACATGAGCGGCTAGGTGGGGCTAGATAATCTCAGCGATGGTCTGCACTTTTTCCGCTGAGGCGGAGAGTTGTTCCATCGACGCCGAGATCTCCTCTGTGGCGGCCGCTTGTCGTTCACCTAGGGCGGCGGTTTCGCCGAGCACCTGGACGACACCGGTGACTTTCTGTTGGATCGTTTTCAAGATGGCGCTGATATCCTTGACGGCTTTGCCGCTGTTTTCGGCCATCTTGCGGATTTCTTCAGCGACGACAGCGAAGCCGCGGCCGTTTTCCCCAGCGCGGGCCGCTTCAATGGCCGCATTCAGGCCGAGCAGGTTGGAGTTGGTGGCCACATCGCTGACAAAGCGCAGGATATCATCGGTCTTCTTTACTTCTGCGATGACCTGGTACCCGGTGTTTTGCAGTTCCGACAGTTTTGTCGCCAACATGCCGGCGGTAGAGGCGACCTCCTGGGAACTGGCGGAGATCTGCTCTGACGTGGAGGCGATCACTTGGGCTGACTCAGACAGCGTTTCCTGGGCCACCAGGCTGGTCGCTGTTGCCATAACGCCAACAAATTGGCCATCTTCGATCACAGGCACGCTGATCGCCTTAATCGAAACACCGTATAATTCCCGGGGCAAGGTTTTATGGACCATTTTTTTTGTGCGAACACATTCTCCGATTGAACCCTGCTCAGGAACCCTCTTTCCTTCGCTGTTGTTCAAAGAAAAAGATTTTGCCTGCACCAAGCGAAGGATAATACCATTGGCATCAGTGACCATGACACAACAATCCAAGGGTGTTAAGGACTGAAACAGTTCGGCGATGGCGCAAAGAGTTTCTAACCTCGACATCGTGCTCCCCCTTTTTTCATCATTAAAATATACAAATTGTTAAAAAATATAATATTACAAGAAGCG includes:
- a CDS encoding branched-chain amino acid ABC transporter permease, with the protein product MKKLVSVPNLLVAAVLLLFYGLIRFGLEEGFVDDYYKLNLFLICINIILATSLNIINGMTGQFSIGHAGFMAMGAYGSAIMTMKLGYPFPVGILVGALAAALAGILVGMPTLRLKGDYLAIATLGFGEIIRVIILNIEYVGGAAGLNGISQYTTWDWLFFLTVATVLIIKNFMTSTHGRACIAIRENEIAAETMGIDITRYKVIAFTMGAFFAGIAGSLHAHYFYTIQPTTFGFMKSFDILVFVVLGGLGSLTGSVISAIGLTILSAFLQEYAELRMVIYSLLLVVVMLVRPQGLMGTAEFSFAGMRRLYERLTGKGRGAGNDTAVG
- a CDS encoding ABC transporter ATP-binding protein translates to MILLSVNHLSKTFGGLKAVSDVNMELKIGELVGLIGPNGAGKTTLFNLLTGVYKPTEGDIALRRETIVGLKPFQINQKGIARTFQNIRLFSNLSVLDNVKIAYHQHRSYNMLSAVLRLPSYFQGEAEMDKKAEDLLEIFKLGHKKHELAKNLPYGEQRRLEIARALAAQPQLLLLDEPAAGMNPQETAELMEMIRWVREAFDLTILLIEHDMSLVMGICERIYVLDYGQIIAEGTPEQIKSNPKVIEAYLGEDVSHAHG
- a CDS encoding ABC transporter ATP-binding protein, yielding MLTVKDLHVYYGAIHALKGISLEVEQGEIVTLIGANGAGKTTTLHSLSGLLKPKSGEILFQGQDIAGKAAQKIVAMGMSQVPEGRRIFANMSVLENLELGAFLRKDKDGIKEDMEKIFTRFPRLKERTSQLAGTLSGGEQQMLAMGRALMSRPKLLLLDEPSMGLAPLLVQEIFAIIKEINKTGTTILLVEQNAHMALSIAHKAYVIETGKIVLSGPAKELAESEEVKKAYLGG
- a CDS encoding methyl-accepting chemotaxis protein, which translates into the protein MPVIEDGQFVGVMATATSLVAQETLSESAQVIASTSEQISASSQEVASTAGMLATKLSELQNTGYQVIAEVKKTDDILRFVSDVATNSNLLGLNAAIEAARAGENGRGFAVVAEEIRKMAENSGKAVKDISAILKTIQQKVTGVVQVLGETAALGERQAAATEEISASMEQLSASAEKVQTIAEII